The Euphorbia lathyris chromosome 2, ddEupLath1.1, whole genome shotgun sequence genome includes a window with the following:
- the LOC136217552 gene encoding uncharacterized protein has translation MELLNSSLSQNPLFGQRFSFIAPKFTIDSCNIKYPYKFHIPGHEFYRNSSIPVHLSFSLSRNVHVSAHFGRTTSRRNYLRKKLIDDQVRQNNSLSDFLNSNLQVDTCNNTSIRENLDTGSLEMSESSYDLVEPQSANSWETKLNKVGESALSNKLEKWVDQYNKETAYWGVGSGHIFTVFHDLKGNVKRVLVHEEEIMRRILVEKGEFGDQAEVNSKILYAKGLAREMERGDNIIPRNSSVAKFVVSRDSSFVKAIRDIALQPEFIPVVSGYGKMIFCGVVAIWALTKLFTFGNKEQKLTELEKEMMRRKIKSRKEGEIPEKGTVEVIQEPYELPGMSTEKPKLDKQELVKNILEAKASKNKMMLEDSSSFQSNGGTNFDEKINIIRTMAREAREIENGEASIGKKDREEKQPVNEASSSKIEKFKENTEEVVSFVGDIENIDSDKRTNMDETLGKSVGRSEVDDAGNLHEVLCEKSTVMQSLSTSSSDVPEGRQTTVNGEVKLLSATPNGKLPMPNDRSITTKPRLIRSVKEARQYLAKKGNKHTQGPQVDAVQESATVLSSPRDKVSYGQTSQSTDKPAYEPDALGRILDPLPAADICEDLSPKVKEYVSAKKDDSDNSEQGNEAHDLHIAQKLSSSDADRSTERRHPVDKEKWLEKNFHEVEPIIKKIGDGFRGNYKIAREKVNEDAVTDVAHFEYNEEDSELEWLKDDDLAKIVFQVRDNELSGRDPFYLMDADDKVKFFEGLEKKVDRENEKLSQVHEYLHSNIENLDYGADGISLYDRPEKFIPRWKGPVLEKKPEFLNYFLEERKAVFTGHAGTSDLANKDEQNLIPETSESAFDKNNVASVSDNALRKNLQNKDPKDSKTVIESSDGSVRAGKKSGKEFWQHTKKWSRGFVESYNAEEDPEIKSVMKDMGKDLDRWITEDEIQEAADLITKLPERNKKFVEKKINKIKREMELFGPQAVVSKYREYDEDKGEDYLWWLDLPHVLCIELYTRQNGEDKVGFYSLEMAADLELEPKPCHVIAFEDASDSKNLCCIIQSHMDMLGNGQAFVVPRPPKDAYREAKANGFGVTVMRKRELKVNVDQTLEEVEEQISEIGSKMYHDMLMKERSVDMSALMKGALGFKGRPTATTKRKKSKRTLKKPKKK, from the exons ATGGAGCTTCTCAATTCTTCACTTTCCCAAAACCCTCTATTTGGACAACGATTTTCTTTCATCGCACCCAAATTCACAATCGATTCTTGTAACATCAAATATCCGTACAAATTCCATATCCCCGGTCATGAATTTTACAGAAACTCCTCAATTCCAGTCCATTTATCGTTCTCTCTCTCTAGAAATGTGCATGTTTCAgctcattttggacgaaccacGAGCCGTAGAAATTATCTGAGGAAAAAGCTCATTGATGATCAGGTGCGTCAAAATAATAGTCTCTCTGATTTTTTGAATTCGAATCTTCAGGTTGATACTTGTAATAACACTAGCATTCGCGAGAATTTGGATACTGGTAGCCTCGAAATGAGTGAGTCTAGTTATGACTTAGTTGAACCGCAAAGTGCAAATTCATGGGAAACAAAATTGAACAAAGTGGGGGAATCAGCTCTGTCAAATAAGCTGGAGAAATGGGTTGATCAGTACAATAAAGAGACTGCATATTGGGGCGTCGGTTCTGGTCATATATTTACAGTTTTTCATGATCTGAAAGGGAATGTCAAGCGTGTTTTAGTTCATGAGGAAGAAATAATGAGGAGGATCCTAGTCGAGAAGGGAGAATTTGGTGATCAAGCAGAAGTTAATTCAAAAATCCTGTATGCCAAGGGTTTGGCTAGAGAGATGGAGAGAGGGGataatattatcccaaggaatAGCTCAGTAGCAAAGTTCGTTGTTTCTAGGGATTCTAGCTTCGTGAAAGCAATTCGTGACATTGCTCTTCAGCCTGAATTTATCCCAGTAGTATCAGGATATGGAAAGATGATTTTTTGTGGTGTTGTTGCAATTTGGGCACTGACAAAATTGTTTACATTTGGAAATAAGGAGCAGAAGTTAACAGAATTAGAGAAGGAGATGATGAGGAGAAAGATTAAGTCGAGAAAAGAGGGAGAGATTCCGGAGAAAGGTACTGTGGAAGTTATTCAAGAACCTTATGAGCTTCCGGGGATGTCAACTGAAAAACCCAAATTGGACAAGCAAGAGCTAGTGAAAAATATACTTGAAGCAAAGGCTTCAAAGAATAAAATGATGCTGGAGGATTCTTCTAGTTTCCAATCTAACGGTGGTACAAATTTTGATGAGAAAATTAACATAATTAGAACAATGGCAAGGGAAGCTCGTGAGATTGAGAATGGAGAAGCATCAATAGGTAAGAAAGATAGAGAAGAAAAACAGCCTGTGAACGAAGCATCATCAAGCAAGATTGAAAAGTTTAAAGAGAACACAGAGGAGGTGGTGAGTTTTGTAGGTGACATTGAAAATATAGATTCTGATAAGAGGACAAATATGGATGAAACGCTAGGTAAGTCTGTAGGTAGATCAGAAGTTGATGATGCTGGAAATCTGCATGAGGTGTTATGTGAAAAGAGTACTGTTATGCAATCTCTCAGCACTTCAAGTTCAGATGTACCAGAAGGTAGGCAAACTACGGTGAATGGAGAAGTTAAGCTTTTGTCTGCTACTCCTAATGGTAAACTTCCCATGCCTAATGACAGATCTATTACAACGAAACCAAGGCTTATTCGTTCAGTCAAAGAAGCAAGGCAATATCTTGCTAAGAAAGGTAACAAACATACCCAGGGGCCCCAAGTTGATGCGGTGCAAGAAAGTGCCACTGTGCTGAGTTCTCCTAGGGATAAAGTATCTTATGGTCAAACAAGCCAAAGTACAGATAAACCGGCGTATGAACCTGATGCTTTGGGCAGAATTTTGGATCCTTTACCTGCTGCAGATATTTGTGAGGATTTGAGCCCAAAGGTAAAAGAATATGTTTCAGCCAAGAAAGATGATTCCGATAATTCCGAGCAAGGAAATGAGGCTCATGATCTTCATATTGCCCAAAAGCTCTCGAGTAGTGATGCGGATAGAAGCACAGAGAGAAGACACCCTGTGGATAAAGAAAAATGGTTAGAGAAAAATTTTCATGAAGTTGAACCCATAATAAAAAAGATTGGGGATGGATTTAGGGGCAATTACAAGATTGCTAGAGAAAAAGTAAACGAAGATGCAGTTACTGATGTAGCTCATTTTGAATATAATGAAGAAGATAGTGAACTCGAGTGGTTGAAAGATGATGATCTGGCAAAGATAGTTTTTCAAGTTCGAGATAATGAGTTGTCTGGTAGGGATCCATTTTATCTCATGGATGCTGATGATAAAGTTAAATTCTTTGAAGGTCTTGAGAAGAAAGTTGATAGAGAGAATGAAAAACTATCTCAAGTGCATGAATATCTCCATTCAAACATTGAGAATCTTGATTATGGGGCAG ATGGCATAAGCTTGTATGATCGACCAGAGAAATTTATACCACGCTGGAAAGGGCCCGTGTTAGAAAAGAAACCTGAGTTCCTGAACTACTTCCTTGAAGAACGCAAGGCAGTTTTTACTGGCCATGCTGGTACTTCGGACCTTGCAAATAAAGATGAACAAAACTTGATTCCAGAAACATCAGAATCCGCATTTGATAAGAATAATGTGGCTTCCGTGTCAGACAATGCTTTAAGGAAGAATTTACAAAACAAGGATCCTAAAGATTCCAAGACAGTTATAGAGAGTAGTGATGGTTCTGTTAGAGCTGGCAAAAAATCAGGCAAGGAGTTTTGGCAACACACAAAGAAATGGTCCCGTGGGTTCGTGGAATCTTATAATGCAGAGGAAGACCCCGAAATCAAATCTGTCATGAAGGATATGGGAAAAGATCTGGATAGATGGATTACTGAAGACGAAATACAGGAGGCAGCCGATCTAATAACTAAACTGCCTGAGAGAAATAAGAAGTTCGTGGAGAAGAAAATTAACAAGATAAAAAGAGAAATGGAATTGTTTGGACCACAAGCTGTAGTTAGTAAATACCGTGAGTATGATGAAGACAAAGGAGAAGATTACTTGTGGTGGTTAGATCTTCCACACGTACTG TGCATCGAATTATATACAAGGCAGAACGGAGAGGATAAAGTAGGATTTTATTCCTTAGAGATGGCTGCTGATCTTGAACTAGAACCAAAGCCTTGTCATGTGATTGCTTTTGAGGATGCCAGTGATAGCAAAAACCTTTGTTGCATTATTCAATCCCATATGGATATGCTTGGAAATGGCCAAGCCTTTGTTGTTCCAAGGCCTCCTAAG GATGCGTATCGGGAAGCGAAAGCAAATGGTTTTGGTGTAACAGTAATGAGGAAAAGGGAGTTAAAGGTGAATGTAGACCAGACCTTGGAAGAAGTGGAGGAACAAATCAGTGAGATTGGGAGCAAGATGTATCATGATATGCTCATGAAGGAGCGTTCTGTTGACATGAGTGCGCTGATGAAAGGTGCTTTAGGTTTCAAGGGCCGCCCAACTGCTACTACTAAGAG aaaaaaatCAAAGCGTACTCTGAAGAAGCCTAAGAAAAAGTGA